The nucleotide window TTCCCAGCCATCACCCAGATCGCATTCGTAGCTATAAAAGCAAACTAATCTGCCTTCATGAAAAATGCCAAAACCCTGCGCAGCTGCTCCATCATGTTCGTGAATTTTAGGTAATCCTTTAGGAAATTCAAA belongs to Bacteroidia bacterium and includes:
- a CDS encoding DUF4159 domain-containing protein, translating into MYHQKFEFPKGLPKIHEHDGAAAQGFGIFHEGRLVCFYSYECDLGDGWEDADVHKDSEEKRTLALKMGANLISYVFQH